The genomic region ATTAGCCTCCATCAGTGGGAACctcaaagaggaaaacaagatCATGATTCGAGTGGTTTACTGGTAAGGAGATGTCCCTGCCCACACCTGCTTCCGCCTCTGGGCCTGCCATTCTCTTTGGGACCCGaaagctctaggttcattcattcactctccTGCTGCTGCGGGGCCAGGCCTTCAGGAGACAGAGGGCTGAGCCAAGCCATGTTTTCCTGGGGTTGGGGCGGGAgatgggggcaggaagagggaagaggaggaatgGGAGAACTTCAGAGGCTGAGGGCTTAGAAACAGCCTTTCTTGGGAGGTGGGTCTTAGGCTGCAACTTCTCACTGATGAGGCTAccaagtggggtggggagggtctgATAGAAGTAGGGGGATCTGGATAGCAAGGGAAAGGGGGCCCACCCCATACAAAGGCCAGAGGGGTCCACATTTGTGATCCCAAAGCGGAATCTTTGTGTCAATGACAAGAGTAAACAGCAGTGACCTTCCTTGACTTCCTTGAGACCCAGGACTGAATGTGGCCGGGGGTGAGGCTTTGTCTTCCCCTCCAgtcccccccaacccctcccgcccccgcccccatgcGGTGGTCTCTCTCTAGCTCTCTCTCCAGCTCACTgcctctttccctttccccttgtGATGTGTAGCTCTTTCTCCTTCTatctctctttccccctctcccccacctctctttctctgcccatctcctccttcttcttcttccttttttggtCAAACTTGTGCTGCATGCAAAGCTTCCGTGACCAAGGAtcaaagatcaaacccacacaCTCATCAGTGGAAGTGTgtaattttaaccactggaccaccagggaattccccatcttctttctctttctctgactccatggattcattcattattttattcactgaACAACCATTTATTCAGCACCTGCCATGTGCTGACCCTATTCTCAGCATCAGAGACACAGCAGTGAATAAGACAAAGATGCCTGTGGCACTGACATTCTGATGTGGAGGGGCAGAAATGGGCAATAAACACAGCACATGGCAAGTTATCTAGTATCTTAGAAGGTGACCAGTGCTATGGACAAAAGGCATCTTGTGGGGGGTGGGTGTCACAGGTTAGCTGGAGTATCCTCAAGGAGGCAATACTCGACCAAAGATCTGAAAGAGGGGCGAGAAGGAGcctttgagctaccagggaaagagTATTCTGCAGAGAGACCAGAAAGTACAAAGATCCTGAGGCAAGGCACCCCTGGAGTTTTGGAAGAAGGGCTAGGAGGTCCCTGTGGCTGGAGccagagggacagagggaagagATGGAGCAGAGAGGTGATGGGGGTGGATCCTGTTGGGACTTGTGGACCACGGGGAGGACTGTTATTTTTGTGTTCAGATGCTTCTGAGCAGGGGAGGGACAAGATCTGACTTAGCTCTTCACAGTGTCTCTCTGGACTTCAGGGGATTCTAATGATGTATCTTCCTTccacctctctctgcctccctcctctctgtCCTCGGCCTCCAGTGGCCTCTGAAGCTACAGCCTGCGGGTAAGTAGTTTTGGCTTTGGAGGTTGGGGGAGTTTGGGCCACgatgtctggaaggggttcctgtTTTCCCTCCTCTCAAGACCTATGACCCTGTGATCCCATGACCACATATCCCATCTCCTCCCCACAGTACATCCTATTGAGAAAGAGTCTGGAGCAGCAATTTCCAAACTCTCTAATCTTCGTGAGTGTGCTGGTGGCTTGGGAGAGTGGGGGGCAATCGGGGCTCCAAGACCCCCCAAGGGACTTGGAGGGGCGTTCTTTGCCTCTGCTAACCTCCACCATTccctccccaggaggaggaaatatcTGCCCAGGCTACAGGGGAGTTTGAAGTGTTTGTGGATGGGAAATTGATACATTCAAAGAAGGTGATTCTGAGCAAGGTTCtggacagggagggaggctggagctCCCAGGGGGTGAGAGACCTACATGTCTGTGCTCTTTCCCTTCTGTGCCCAGAATGGTGATGGCTTTGTGGATGAGGTCAAGCTACAGACAATTGTCAACCTGCTCAATGAGGAGTTCAAGAAAAAGGTAGCAGGCAACTAGTGGGCTGGAGGTGAGATGAGGGcagtgaggtgggaggggtggaggTTGGACCATGGGTGGGCGGGCAGGCAGAAGACAGGGTCCTGCCTTGGAGTCAAAGACACCTTAGCCCCAGTTCTAGCTCAACCAGTCCTCACTGTTATAATCAGGTTAAGTTATCTATatccttttctgagcctcagtttcctcatctgtaaaatggggttgttAATTCCATGAAATGCTTCTTATAAGGTAATAAATAGTGCACGGCTTAGCGTATGTCAGAGTATGCTCAGCGTGTGTCAactatacagtttttttttttaataacttttttttaacttttagttgTAAAGCTGTGCTGTGGCAGTATGTGACAATAACAGCATGTGTCTTTTCACCTTAATGGAGTTAatgaaattaatacattaaaaattcagttattaGTCCCACTAATAACTAGTCCCATTTCAGATGTTCACAGCCACACGTGGCAGCTGTATTGGACAGTGCAGATACAGAGCATGGAATCAATAATTGCATAAAGTCCTATTGCTAATGTTGTCTTAATGTTTTAAAGCATAGACACAACCATTTATTTTCCACCAATACTGGATTTTTAAAACCACTCACTACGTAGATATTTGTAAGCTGCTACTGATTTAATACTTTGTCTATTGTGTATCTACTTTACAATTATTTCCAACTTTATTGAAGTGTAAGTGATGCATGAGAAACAGTACATGTTTAAAGCACACAAGCTGTTGAGTTTTGATAGACTCGTCATAAGTATACCATAAATCCCAGCAAGGATTCCCATTGGCATGGATTAAGTTACATGTCCATCTCTGAATGAATCACTCAGGGCCAAGGGAATGTCACTACACTGCTATCATTGGCCCGTCTTGAGTCACGTGTCTTTAACCTCACTGGATTTCATTTTAGTCAAGTATTTCCTGAGTACCTACGAGGTGTGATTCTAGGTCCTGGGGATGATACAGTGGTGAACCAAATAGACCCAAACCCTTGGCCTGGTGGAGCTGACAGTTGATGGAAGACAGTGAACAAGACCTTAGGTGAAGAGAAGgcatttcattgctttttatttctttttttggccgcaccattCAGCATGTGCAATCTGTTCCTCTGTGCTGtcctgtgctgagttgctcagtcatgtccgactctttgccacccccgtggactatagcccctcaggctcctctgtttatggagattctccaggcaagaatacaggagtgagtttccatgccctcctctcttagttcctctaccagggatcaaacctgtgccctctgcagtgggagcgaggagtcttaaccactggacttctagggaagtccctagaaggTACTTTAGGAGATAAgtgatgagaagaaaaataaagtagggaAAGGGCTTTGGAGGCTGCTGGGGACTTTTTGCAACTCTAAGTTGAGTGGTCAGAGACAATCTCATTGGGAAGGTGATATTGAGACACTTGAAGGATGTAAGGGACTGAAGCATGTGGATATCTAGGGGAAAGTATTCTGGGCAGAAGGGACAGAATGTGCATGGGCCCTGTGGTAGGAGTGTGTCTGGTGTGTTTCAGAAATGTCAAGGAGACTCTGGCAGGCATTATAAGCCatggaaatggaaaatcttaGAGGTCCTGAACATAGTAAGCCCTACAaatgctatcttttttttttagagttattattttttttctttcttgtttccccATTTCAGGAGCCTCAGCAGGATGGTGAGAAGGGCTGAAATGATGTCAAGTCAGGTCCTTTTCTGATGGCAGCTGGGACAGGGTCAGGGAGACGTGAAGAGGGAAATACAGAGTCTGCCTCCCTGTGTTCTCGTCTGATTGCCACTGTCCCCGCACTCACTTCTGCCGTCTGGGGAAGTTGCCTGCTACGGTGCTCCCAGCATCTCCTGGACCGGGTGGGCGGGCGCGGGGAGGCCAGCTTGGAACAGAAGGCTACTCCTGCTGCTCCCCACCTGGTGTAGCCTCAACGTTCTCACACTGTCAaagtcaatttctttcttttgtgggATCTTTATTTCCTGTGGCCTGGTTTGGAATTTGATTGGCATTTCATTGATTGGCATTCCCATTCCATTGGCATTTGTTGAGGTTGAGACAGAAATAGGAATGGTGACAAGCCTCAGAAGACATTCCAAACTTCCATACATGTCAGTGTTCACTTTCTAAACCCACAGATCTTACAATGTCAGTGCTGGGAGGGGTCTCAACTATCTGGGAGAAGACCATTCGTGCATTCAGTAGGCATTGATGAGCCCCCTGCTCACCATCTGGCTCCGTGGGGTCAATAGGCATGTGCCAGAAGGTCCAGTGCAAGGCGTGGGAGTCAGACCTTTATCGTGGAGCTGCTGTGTGACTTCCAACAGGGGACACTACCTCTCCAATTCTCAATTTCTCCTGCAAAATGACCGTCATACTGCTTAATTGTGAAATTTCCAAAGTTTTATACAGGATACATAGGTTTCAGTTAGAAGTAGATTtttgaggactttcctggtagctcagctggtaaagaatccacctgccatgcaggagaccccagttcgatcgctgggtcggaaagatcccctataaaagggataggctacccactccactattcttgggcttcccttgtggctcagagggtaaagaattcacctgcaatgcaggagacctaggttcaatccctgggttggaaagatctcctggaggagggtgtggccacccactccagtattgttgcctggagaatccccatggacagaggagcctgggggggtcgcaaagagtccaaaacgactgagcgactaagtacagcgctggtggtccagtgtttaagaatctgcctaccaatacaggggacctgggtttgatccctggtctgggaaccaagattccacttgctgaggggcaactaagcccatgagccacaactactgaagcctgcgtgcccgagagcccttgctctgcaacaagagaagccactgcagtgactgcacaccacaactagagaaagcccacgtgcagcaacaaagacccagggcagccaaaagtaagtaaaattttaaaagtagacaTTGGTTAGGAATCTTGCCTTCGAGTAACAGCAAGCTGGACTGTCAGTGGCTCACAAAAtatatgctcagtcgcttcagtcgtgtctgactctgcaacactatggactgtagcccaccaggttcctctgggattcttcaggcaagaacccttgagtgggttgctgtttcctacttcaggggaatcttcctgacccagggattgaactcgtgtctcttatgcctcctgcattagcaagcaggttctttaccactagcgccacctcagACAATAGAAATAGCAAATGATTTTGATTCCAAACTGATAGGAGAGGGCTGAGTTCAGCCAGCTATCCAGCTCTGTCACGGGGAGCCCAGAGTTTTTCTCCACTTCTTTTCTGCCATCATCAATGTGTGATGATGTGTTGGCTTTGGAGCTCATGCATGTGGTTTCACTGTTGCATCCCTACCGGTTATGTCTGTTTTCCAGGCAGAAGAGAGTAGAAGGCAAGGACATGCCCGCTGGATCACTTTATTAGGAGAGTAAAACTTTCCCAGAAGCCCCGCTCAGTCTTCTTTTGTGACTCCAAGACAatgccccaccccctgcccacccatccacccacagCCCAGCCTgcacccctccccactcccctcccgCAGCGCACCTCCAGTTCACCAGTTGCCTTCTACCTTTTCCTGATCTCATTAGTAATGCGTACAGATTTTCTGCAGCCTGGCCTCATCCACAAAGCTGTCTGGATCATGAGAACAGGGAGTGATTCAACAGAGATTGAGTAGGGATAGGAAGCAACAGCTGGGGGCGCCATGAAGCCCCCATCCTGATATATACACTAGCGTTGGGAGCATGTGAGTGAGAGAGCAGTGGGTGAATCAAAGGGCTTGACTCTAGAGTTCTTAATAtgtcataaagtgaaagtgaagtcgctcagtcgtgtcctactctttgcgagcccatggactgtagcccaccatgttcctccaTCCActgagttttctaggcaagattactggagtgggttgccatttccttctccatgggatcttcctgacccagatttttttttttttttttaagtttgagaaAGTTTATGATTATCAGGATTTGTATACATGATCACAATCAAAACAAAGAGATAAACCAAAGAATAAGACTTTTTTAACCCTCCTGAAAACATAATAAATTACAATTTCTGGTCAAATGTTATTCCTATGCTATATTCACTTTGatctcattttccattttatactctggcatttcttttcttttttttttgtttcaattaGCATTTATGACAAAATTGAAAGGTAAGTTTTAGGAGTTTTGTCAACCTGGTGTTTCTATCATCTGTAAGAATAAGAATCATGTACCATTGTGACTGAGATTAATTACGATTGAGATTGAATACATATTAGGATTTGTAGTTACTTGCAGAAAAGTTATTCATATTTTGGACCAAATTTCTTTTACACAATTCCAAATTATGTTTTCAAAAgcaaattacaaaacaaaatgcaCTTCTTTAGTTCAAAATCATCTTGTAAAAGGATTCTTTCATGAATAAGGATATATCAATTCAATTTATTggtggtgtttcttttttttaaaattttattttatttttaaactttacaatattgtattggttttgccatgtatcgaaatgaatccgccacaggcatacatgtgttccccatcctgaacccccctccctcctccctccccataccatccctctgggtcgtcccagtgcaccagccccaagcatccagtatcgtgcatcgaatctggactggtgacttgtttcatatatgatattatacatatttcaatggcatttattttctgaatatagTTACATATAATATTTTGTGTTAACTCCCTAGTCTTAATACCACAAAGTCACCTGTTTTACTGGGTGTATTTTTATCATTTAGAGTAGGATATGCTTGTTAATAAGCCAGTTATACTTCAGTAACTTTGTGAATACAAAGACACTGAGAAGTAAGAACAAATAATGGAGTTATTATTTCACAGATCCTCATTCAAGTTCAGGAAAATTACTTTCAGAAAGCTGCAATTCTGCCAAATATAGTCTATGTTTAAatggaaactgaaagaaaagtgaaattacTGGAAGCCTTTGACGGTTCACTAGACATTGTGTGCTTTCAATAGTTCAACACTGTTATGCTTGCTAATCAAGAGTAAATTAATAggccaacattttaaaatgtattaaggtataaagtatataaacaaTCAGGTAAGCTTATAGAGAAGCTGACCAAGATACATAAATCAGGAGATATAAGTGTCCATCTAAATTTtctattcatcttttttctttttacagaatATTTATTAAAGTTGTTTAATATACAATTTCTCATTTGTCATTCTGGAAGTCCTTTTTTAGAAAGACTCTTCTTTGATGACAAACAGCAGCCACATTGTCAGTGATTATTCTGGTCCTCCACTTTGgataaattcaatttctttttgaGACACGAGTTTCCTTCTGTATCTCTGAGGTAAAGTTTTTATTATCTCTGCGGTgtctagcggagaaggcaatggcaccccactccagtactcttgcctggaaaatcctgtggacggaggagcctggtaggctgcagtccatggggtcgctaaaagtcggacacgactgagcgacttcactttcacttttcactttcatgcatcggagaaggaaatggcaacccgctccagtgttcttgcctggagaatcccagggacggtggagcctgatgggctgccgtctatggggtcgcacagagtcggacatgactgaagtgacttagcagcagcagcagtagcggtGTCTGGTGGACCCTGATGCATCAGCCAGTCTGGCGATTTACTTCCCTTAGAATGCTGTGAAATTAAAGAAGTGTGAGATGGTAGTCCCGCTGATCTTAGAACTTCTGATACATTTGGTTTAGGAAGTCTCTTCTGTCAGAGAACCTTATTAATGGAGTCTACCTGAACGAACCTGCTGGCAGACGCCATCTTGCTGCCCACCATGACCCCCGAGAAGGCGCAGCTTCCGGGGCGCTGGCGAGCCGCGGTTATAACAGGAGTCCTGGGCGGCTGGGGccgctgacccagggattgaacccgggtctccggcattgcaggcagacgcttttaccgtctgagccaacagggaagcccaatatgtcaTATGATAAATACAAGGAACCATAAGGTAGTATTTTAATAAAGGTTTTTATTGTAAGCAGAGTTCTAAGGTGACCCTCAAAGGGTCTAAGGTGACCCTCACTTTCGAATAACCCCCATCCCTTTTTTTACAAACaaacatgtttgtttatttggctgtacctagtcttagttgcagcacaaaagatcttcattgctgcctgcggcatctttagttgcagtagcatctggaatctttttttaattgcggcttgtgggatctaattccctgaacagggattgaacccaggccccctgcactgggagttgagcctcttaaccaccggaccactggggaagtcctgggTTCAGTTACTGTTCCTTCATTCCTGgtggttctttatattttctagctcttttgttaaaaaaaaaagtctgatttcTCACTCTGTATACCTGTTCTCCTAAGTTCTTTATCACCTTTGTGATAATTACCCTGAAAACTTTctcaggtagattgcctatctccacctagttctggggttttatcttgtcccgcCGTCTGGGACGTGGTCCTCTACCATCTCACCTTGTGTAAGTTGCTGTTTGTCTTTTTATGTATGTGGCAGGTcagttaacatttctttttttcttttctttacttttttagtttttttgaacgttgagttatttttcttttttaaaattttatttatttttaattattttaattggagggtaattactttactattgtggtggtttttgccatacatcgacctgaatcagccatgggtgcacatgtgtccccccatctcaccccctcctgcctccctcggcaccccatccctctgggttgtcccagagcgcCATAGTTACATTTCTTGACCCTGGAGCAGTGACCCTCTGTAGGAGGCAGCCTGTGTGTCCTAGCAGAGCACTCCCCTCTCATAAACTAAGATATATGCTCTAGGGGTTCCCCCTAAGTGGGCTCTGTGGGTCTTTCTCTGTGTGGGTAATCTGATAGGCTTGGTTGGCCCCTACTCTGGTTGGTTGCCAGGCCCTGACTTGTGTGAGTGCTGCTGGCTGTTGTTTGGCGGGAGCGGGGTCTGCTCGTGAGGTGGCTGGTTGCAGATTACTAGGCGCCCCAGGGCCAGCGCTGGCTCACTGGTGGATGGAGTCAGAGTCCTGAGGACTCTGGGGCTGTTGCCCACCCACTGGCAGGTGACGCTAAGTCCTGGGGTTAGTGCCAGACTGCTGGCAGGTACAGCTGGCTCCTGGCATCTGGTTGCAGTGCTCAGGGATCCCAGAGC from Bos javanicus breed banteng chromosome 18, ARS-OSU_banteng_1.0, whole genome shotgun sequence harbors:
- the SELENOV gene encoding selenoprotein V isoform X2: MRLFPPQGRRVGRDRHPGYPGCAPGPHEQPAADPSPYSGPGLDSGPGFDPAQDLHSGTPILGAIQAILPVPATALASISGNLKEENKIMIRVVYCGLUSYSLRYILLRKSLEQQFPNSLIFEEEISAQATGEFEVFVDGKLIHSKKNGDGFVDEVKLQTIVNLLNEEFKKKVAGN